GGGCACGGAGCGATCCTGCAATTGACGCCAGACACGCCACTGGGCAGAGCTTGCCCGCTACGCGAACGGCGTCCGGAGCCGCGCGAACACCGAGGGCAACCGCCTGCCGCACTCGGTCTCGCGCCGCCGACCGAACGAGTCGAACATGATGCCCGCCCGGATCAGGAGCGCCGCGTCCAGCGCCCGCGCATCGATCGGCCAGACCTCCCCGTACCCTTCCAGGAACGAGACCGGCAACGCGCCAGCCTCCAGCTCTTCCAGCAGAACGCTGTACGCCACGCAGATGTACGGGTGGGTCGCGGCCGGCGACGGATCGATCACGACCAGCCGCTCGCCCCTGAGCAGCATGTTGCCCGTGCGAAAGTCGCCGTGCGTGCGCCTGGACCCTGTCAGCAGCACATGCTCGCTCAGCACGTCCACGGCCCGCTCGACCGCCCCGAGATCCTGCTCTGAGATCGCGCCGACCTCCAGCGCGAACCGCAGCCCACGCGGCAGCTTCTCGGCGGCCAGTTGCTCGCGCAGGGTCGCGAAGCACCCGCGCCCGGCCTCGTCGAGGTGATCCTCGCCGGCCCAGCCGAAGCCTTCCGCACGGACCGCGTGCATGGCGGCCAGCATCCGCCCGATCCGACGCTGCGTCTCGTCGTACTGCAGCCGTCCGGCCGCGATCTCGGACTCGACGCTCGGCCCGGCCACAAACTCCATCAGCAGGTACGGCGTCCCATCGGGCAGCACGCCATGGGCGTAGACCTCCGGCGTCTCCACACCGACCGTCTGCCAGCCTCGCAGCCACAGCGCTTCGGTCTCGACGACGCTGGCGGGCGCGCTCTTGAAGACGACGTCGCGGCCAGAGCGCAGCCACACGCGGTATACCGTCGAAGCCTTGCCCTGGGCCATCCGCTCGGTCGCCAACACACGGTCGCCACGGAACAGCCCGGCCGCCCGTATCGCCTGCTCGATCTGCTCGCTCATCCCTGGAAGGATAGGGGCCGACGCACTGCCATGCACGACGGGGGCATCACGACCAGCCCACGTCACGCTGGTTTCGTGTGCGGGTACACTTCCTGCGCGCGAGCAGGAGGACCAGATTCGGATGGCTGACGAGACGCAGGGCGGTGTTGAGCAGGTGCGCGGCGTGGTCCCGAACACGGGGACCAATGGAGCAGGAGCGGGGGGCGAGTCCGCGCGTGAGGTCTATCTCCGCGTCGCCGAGGCGTTCCCGTTCGACATCCACCGGGGCATCGCTCGCCTCGATCAGGCATCGTTTGACGCCCTCGGGCTGAAGCCAGGCGACCTCGTCCACCTGACCGGCAAGCGCCGCACCACCGTCCGCGTGGAGCGTTCGCCCGAGGGCATCCCCGGTCGCCATGTCATCCGGCTGGACGGGACGCTGCGCGACAACGCCCAGGTCAGCATCGACGAGCGCATCCGCGTGCGCGTCGGCGGGGCGTCGGACGCCCACAGCATCACCCTGTCTGCTCCGGACGCCTCGGCCCTCTCCGACGAGGAGATCCTGGCGACGCGGATGTATCTGGCCGGGCGCGTCGTGACCCCCGGCGACAAGGTCACCGTGACCGCCCTGGCGCGCGGCGACCGCTCCTTCCAGATCGTCGAGAGCGAGCCGGCCGGCCCGGTCGTCGTGCGGCTCGAGACGATCATCCGCACGCGCGTCCCACCGGCCTCGCGCTCGAAGGTCGGCCCGTCGAACGTCCGCTACGAGGACATCGGCGGCCTGGACCGCGAGCTGAGCCGCGTCCGCGAGCTGATCGAGCTGCCGATGAAGTATCCGCAGCTGTTCAGCCGCATGCGGATCGAGCCGCCGCGCGGCGTCCTCCTGTACGGCCCTCCGGGCACCGGCAAGACCCTCATCGCGCGGGCCGTCGCCACGGAGGTTCAGGCGACCTTCATCCACGTCAACGGCCCCGAGATCATGCAGAAGTACGTGGGCGAGTCCGAGGGCCGCCTGCGTGAAGTCTTCGAGCAGGCCACCCGCGAAGCGCCGGCCATCGTCTTCCTGGACGAGATCGACGCCATCGCCCCGAAGCGCGCAAACGTCGTGGGCGACGTCGAGAAGCGCGTCGTGGCCCAGCTGCTGACGCTGATGGACGGCCTCGTCTCCAGAGGACAGGTCACCGTCATCGGCGCGACGAACATGCCGGACCTGGTCGATCCAGCCCTGCGCCGGCCCGGCCGCTTCGACCGCGAGATCGCCGTCAACGCGCCAAGCCCGGCCGGCCGCCTCCAGATCCTGCGCATCCACAGTCGGGGCTTCCCGATGGCCGAGGATGTGAACCTGGAGCGCCTGGCCGAGATCACCCACGGCTTCGTCGGCGCGGACCTCGAAGTGCTCTGCAAGGAGGCTGGCATGCTGGCCCTGCGCGAGCTCCTGGACGAGGCCGGCATGGAAGCGGTCGATCTGGAGCGGCTGGCTGAGGACGCTCGCATCCACACCCGCCACTTCTACGAGGCGCTGAAGGCCATCGAGCCGACCGCCACCCGCGAGGTGCTGGTCGAGAAGCCGAACGTCCCCTGGGCCGATGTTGGCGGCCTCAACGAGGTGCGCGATCTGCTGGAGGGGGCCATCGAGCTGCCGCGTCAGCGCCCCGATCTGTTCCAGGCGGCCGGCATCCACCCGCCGCGTGGCGTCCTGCTGACCGGATCGAGCGGCACCGGCAAGAGCCTCGTCGCACGGGCCATCGCCACCTCGACGGGCCTGAGTCTGATCACCGCTGATGCCGCCACGCTGCTCTCGAAGTGGCTGGGCGAGTCCGAGAAGACGGTCCACCAGGTGTTCCAGCGCGCCCGGCAGGCCGCCCCGTGCCTCCTGTTCTTCGACGATCTGGACGCCATCGCCCCGATCCGTGGCGGCGACATGACCGGCGGCGCGGTGGACCGCGTCGTCAGCCAGTTGCTGACTGAGCTTGACACCCTGGACGAGCTGAGCGAGGTCACGGTCCTCGGGGCGACCAACCGCCCCGATCTGGTCGATCCGGCCCTGCTCTCGCCGCGCCGTTTCGCCTACGTCATCGACCTGCCGATGCCGGACGAGGACGCCCGCCGCGAGATCCTGGAAGCGCAGACCCGCAAGATGCCGCTCGCGGACGACGTTGACCTGGAGCTGCTGGCGGCCCGCTCCGAGGGCATGACCGGGGCGGATCTCGCCTCGGTCTGCCAGCGCGCCGCCCTCAACGAGATCCGCCAGATCATCGCGAACGACACGGACGCCAGCATCACCAGCGGCGGCGACCTGCGGATCGCGATGCGGACGCTGGAAGAGTCGCTGGAGGACGCCCGCCACGGCGTGACGGTCCGGAACAGCAAGAACGGCGCGGCCACACCGGCCCACACTGCGCCCGGACGCGGGCCGTCGGCATCGCCGGCCGCCCGGCAGGTGTAGTCATGCCGCCGCGCAGTGGAGAGGAACGAGGGAGAGGGAACACTGATGCCTGAGTACATTCCACCAGCCTGGGATTGGGTGCGCGAGCAGGTCGAGCGCTACGAAGGGTCGGGCGGCAAGGAAGGGACCACCCTGCGGGAGACCGGCCTGCCGGTCATCATCGTCACCTACACCGGCAGGAAGACGGGCGCGCATCGGAAAGCGCCGCTGATGCGGGTGGTCACGGACGACGGCACGTACGTGCTGGTGGCATCGAAGGGTGGCGCACCCACCAACCCGGAGTGGTACTACAGCCTGCACGAGCAGTCGGAAGTCACCATTCAGGATCACGAGCAGGTGTTCCAGGCCCGCATCCACGAGGTGAGCGACCCAGCCGAGCGTGCCCGGCTCTGGGACGTCTCGGTAAAGGCGTACCCACCCTACGCCGACTACCAGCAGAAGACGACGCGCCAGATCCCGCTGTTCGTGGCCGAGCGCGTGTAGCCCAGGGGCAACGGGCCGAGTCCCGGTGCACAGGATTCTGACGGTCGGGCACTCCAACCATCCGGTCGAACGCCTGCTCGCGCTGCTCCAGCAGCACGGGATTCAGGTGCTGGTGGACGTGCGCTCGCAGCCGTACTCGCGCTTCGCCACCCAGTTCAATCGTGAGACGCTCGATCCGACCGTAACAGCGGCCGGCCTTCGGTACCTCTTCATGGGAGAGGAGCTGGGAGGTCGGCAGCTGGGCAGGATCATCTCTACCCCCGAACGCATCGAGGCGTACCCACAGGTGGCCGCCGCGTCTGGATTCCAGCACGGCATCGAGCGCATACTCACCGGCGCGCAAGCGTACAGGATCGCGCTGCTGTGCGCTGAAGAAGACCCCACCGAATGCCATCGGCGAGTCTGGGTCACGCGCGCACTGCTTGAACGCGGCGCCGAAGTGGCCCACCTGCGCGGCGATGGCCACATTGACCCCGACAGCGCACTCAAAGGCTTGGAGCCGCCGGCCGGTCATCAGCTCGGCCTGTTCGACAGCGAGTGATGGACGCCGCACCCGCCCGGAGGTCAGCCGTGCCGACGACGCTCTACACCATCGGCTTCACGAAGTCGTCGGCAGCCCACTTCTTCGGCAGGCTGGTCTCGGCAGGCGTCAAGCAGCTGGTGGACATTCGGCTCCACAACACCAGCACGCTGGCCGGCTTCAGCAAGCGCGACGACCTGGCCTACTTTCTGTCGCTGCACGGCATCGGCTACCACCACGAGCTGCGGCTGGCCCCCGAGCCAGACCTCCTCAAGGCTGCGCAGTCCGGCGCGATACCCTGGGATGCCTACGAGGCGGGCTACCTGTCACTGATCGAAGAGCGAGACGTGGCAGCAACGCTCGACCGCGCCATGTTCGCTGGTCCGACGGCTCTGCTGTGCAGCGAGGCCACCACCGAGCACTGCCACCGCCGCGTGGCCGCCGACCACCTGCGCGCCCGCTGGGGCGATCTGGAGATCGTCCACCTGTAGCCGCTCGTCTGAGACAAACGGCCGAGTTGCGTCACTGCGGACGCCTCCCCGGTCATCCCGACTGAAGCGACCCACTCGGCCGGCTCAGAGCAGGTTCTGCGCTCTCGACCGTCATCCCGAGCGGAGTGAGCCTCCGAACCCTGCCCGTCATCCCGAGCGGAGTGAGCCTGCGAACGCAGTCGAGGGATCTTCCCCGGATGACGAGGCGCCGGGCCTGAGGAAGATCCCTCCACTTCGCTCGTGCCTCGCTTCGGTCGGGATGACGAGGGGTGTGTACTCGTGCCTCGCGACAGTCGCGACGACGTCGAGCACTGAGCGAGCCAGGGTCGGGCACTGAGCGAGCCAGAATTGACGACTGAGACGCCACGCATCCGCTTCGATCCCACGTCGATCTGAACTGCGTCACAGCCCATGGGAGTTGTGAGGACCAGTCCGTATCGCGAGCGTGAGTGAGTTGGACTCAGTTCACGGTCATTGGTGTCAA
The sequence above is a segment of the Chloroflexota bacterium genome. Coding sequences within it:
- a CDS encoding phosphotransferase; its protein translation is MSEQIEQAIRAAGLFRGDRVLATERMAQGKASTVYRVWLRSGRDVVFKSAPASVVETEALWLRGWQTVGVETPEVYAHGVLPDGTPYLLMEFVAGPSVESEIAAGRLQYDETQRRIGRMLAAMHAVRAEGFGWAGEDHLDEAGRGCFATLREQLAAEKLPRGLRFALEVGAISEQDLGAVERAVDVLSEHVLLTGSRRTHGDFRTGNMLLRGERLVVIDPSPAATHPYICVAYSVLLEELEAGALPVSFLEGYGEVWPIDARALDAALLIRAGIMFDSFGRRRETECGRRLPSVFARLRTPFA
- a CDS encoding CDC48 family AAA ATPase, translated to MADETQGGVEQVRGVVPNTGTNGAGAGGESAREVYLRVAEAFPFDIHRGIARLDQASFDALGLKPGDLVHLTGKRRTTVRVERSPEGIPGRHVIRLDGTLRDNAQVSIDERIRVRVGGASDAHSITLSAPDASALSDEEILATRMYLAGRVVTPGDKVTVTALARGDRSFQIVESEPAGPVVVRLETIIRTRVPPASRSKVGPSNVRYEDIGGLDRELSRVRELIELPMKYPQLFSRMRIEPPRGVLLYGPPGTGKTLIARAVATEVQATFIHVNGPEIMQKYVGESEGRLREVFEQATREAPAIVFLDEIDAIAPKRANVVGDVEKRVVAQLLTLMDGLVSRGQVTVIGATNMPDLVDPALRRPGRFDREIAVNAPSPAGRLQILRIHSRGFPMAEDVNLERLAEITHGFVGADLEVLCKEAGMLALRELLDEAGMEAVDLERLAEDARIHTRHFYEALKAIEPTATREVLVEKPNVPWADVGGLNEVRDLLEGAIELPRQRPDLFQAAGIHPPRGVLLTGSSGTGKSLVARAIATSTGLSLITADAATLLSKWLGESEKTVHQVFQRARQAAPCLLFFDDLDAIAPIRGGDMTGGAVDRVVSQLLTELDTLDELSEVTVLGATNRPDLVDPALLSPRRFAYVIDLPMPDEDARREILEAQTRKMPLADDVDLELLAARSEGMTGADLASVCQRAALNEIRQIIANDTDASITSGGDLRIAMRTLEESLEDARHGVTVRNSKNGAATPAHTAPGRGPSASPAARQV
- a CDS encoding nitroreductase family deazaflavin-dependent oxidoreductase, translating into MPEYIPPAWDWVREQVERYEGSGGKEGTTLRETGLPVIIVTYTGRKTGAHRKAPLMRVVTDDGTYVLVASKGGAPTNPEWYYSLHEQSEVTIQDHEQVFQARIHEVSDPAERARLWDVSVKAYPPYADYQQKTTRQIPLFVAERV
- a CDS encoding DUF488 domain-containing protein, with the translated sequence MHRILTVGHSNHPVERLLALLQQHGIQVLVDVRSQPYSRFATQFNRETLDPTVTAAGLRYLFMGEELGGRQLGRIISTPERIEAYPQVAAASGFQHGIERILTGAQAYRIALLCAEEDPTECHRRVWVTRALLERGAEVAHLRGDGHIDPDSALKGLEPPAGHQLGLFDSE
- a CDS encoding DUF488 domain-containing protein → MDAAPARRSAVPTTLYTIGFTKSSAAHFFGRLVSAGVKQLVDIRLHNTSTLAGFSKRDDLAYFLSLHGIGYHHELRLAPEPDLLKAAQSGAIPWDAYEAGYLSLIEERDVAATLDRAMFAGPTALLCSEATTEHCHRRVAADHLRARWGDLEIVHL